CCTGGTCGAAACCGACACGCCCTATCTCGCGCCAGTGCCTCATCGCGGCAAGCCGAACCGCCCTGCCTGGGTCGTCGACGTGCTGGAGCGTGTGGCGGCGGAGCGTGGGCTGACCGCCGACCGGGCCGCGGCCGAGACGACGGGGAATTTCTTCCGGCTCTTCGACCGGGCTGCCGGGTAGAAGCTCGCTGCCGGATCAGACCGGGTTCGGCACGTCGACGAACTCGACGTCGATCCCGAAGCGCCCCGCCAGGTGTTGGCCGAGCGCCAGGACGCCGACCTTCTCGCCGGCGTAGTGGCCGACGGCAAGGTAGTGCAGCCCGCTCTCGCGCACCAGATTCATCACCCACTCGCTCACTTCGCCAGTGATGTAGGCGTCGAGGCCGGCGCCGATCGCCTGGTGGACCTCTCCCTGGGCACCGCCGCTGATGATGCCGACGGTGGTCAGCGGGTCGGGACCGTGCAGGAAGGCGAGGGGCTCGCGCCCGAAGAGGCCGCGACAGCGAGCCACCAGCTCGGTCGCGGAGACCGAGGTGGGGAATCGCCCACGGAAGCCCACGGGCTTGCCCTTGTAGAGCCCGAACGGCGCGAGATCGCCAAGGCCGAGCGCGCGAGCCGCCACGGCGTTGTTGCCGACCTCGGGGTGGCGATCGAGGGGCAGGTGGTAGGCGAGGAGGTTGATGTCGGCGCGCAAGAGGACGGAAAGGCGCCGCTTCATTGGCCCGGTGACGACGCGCGGCATGCCTTCCCAGAAGAGCCCGTGGTGCACCAGGATCGCATCGGCGCCCCAGTCGGCTGCGCGCCGGAAGAGCTCTTCGCAGGCCGAGACGCCCAGGACGAGGCGCTGCACCCGATCGCGACCTTGAACCTGCAACCCGTTGGGGCCGTAGTCGGGATCGCGGGTCGGGTCGAGATATTCGTCGAGATAGGAGACGAGCGCGTCTCGCGTCATGCCTGCCGCTTCAGGCATCGGCGACCTCCGCGGCGACGGTCGGCTCGGCGCTCACCTGGAACTCGAGGGCGATCGCGGCGAAATCGCGCTCGCAGTCGAGGAAAGCGTCGACCATCTCCGGATCGAAGTGCGCGCCGCGGTCGGCGCGAATGCGCCGCAGCGCCTCGGCGTGAGGCAGCGGTCCCTTGTACGGGCGATCGCTGGTGATCGCGTCGTAGGCGTCGGCGAGGGCGACGATGCGTGCCGGCAGCGGGATGTCCTCCCGCGAGAGGGCCGCCGGATAGCCGGAGCCGTCCCAGCGCTCGTGGTGGAAGTAGGCGATCTCCATGGCCATGGTGAGGAAGGTGTGGCCGCTGAACTTCTCGATCACCGAATGGAGCGTGTCGCCCCCGATCGTCGTGTGGGTGCGCATGATCGCGGTTTCGGCAGGTGTCAAGGTGCCCCGCTTGCGCAGGATGGCGTCGGGGATGCCGACCTTGCCGATGTCGTGCAACGGGCTCGACTTGGCGACCTGCTCGACGAAGGCGGCCCCGTTGTCGACCCGCGCGCCGCGCTGGGCGACCTCGGCGGCAAGCCGGCGACTGTAGGCGGCCATCCGCTCGAGATGCTGCCCCGTCGCGTCGTCACGCGATTCGGCGAGCTTGGCGAGGGTGAGGATCGCGATGTCGCGCGTCTGTTTGAGCTCGTGGGTCCGCTCGGCAACGATGCGCTCGAGGTTCTCGCGATACTCGCGGTTCTGGCGGATCAGGCGCCCCCGTTCGAGGGCGCGAGAGATGGTATTGCCGAGATCCTCGAGGACGAAGGGCTTGACGAGGTAGTCGTAGGCGCCGTCGCGCAGGCAGAGCCGGACGGTCTCGAGGTCCTGGAGGCCGGAGATGACGACGACCTGGATGTCCTCGTCGAGGGCCTTGATCCAGCGCAGCACCTCGAGGCCCGACAGCCCGGGCATTTCGAGGTCGAGGAGCACGAGCTCGGGGTGAGGCGCGAGGGAGGCGAGGCGGAAACCCTCGCGGCCATCGCCGGCCGAGGTCTCCTCGAAGCCGAGGAAGCTGACCTGGGCGGCAAGCAGCTCGCGAACGCTGGGCTCGTCGTCGATGATGAGAATGCGCTCGCGCATCGCCTGTTGCCGGGGGTTCGAGGATGGGACGACGGTGTGCCGCCCGCCTCGCTGGAAGAAATGAAAAACGCCGGCCGTCCGCAGTCTAGGGGACGGCCGGCGCCGAAATCAACGCTGGCTCAGCGTCCGCGTCCGGGAGGACGCGAGCCGCTGCGCGGCGGCCGGCCGCCGCGGTCGTCGCGCCGTCCACCCCGGCTCGGCCCGCCGCGGTCGCCGCGATCGCCGCGGTCGCCCCGGTCGTGGCCGCCGCCTTCGCCCGGCGGAATCCCCATCCCCTCGTACTTGGCCGGATCGTAGTCCGGCGCCTCCATGATCACCGCCTTGCGGGAGAGACGGATCCTGCCGGTGTCGTCGATGTCGATCACCTTGACCTGCAGCTCGTCGCCTTCCTTGACGATGTCGGAGACCTCGCGCACGCGGTAGGGCGCGAGCTCGCTGACGTGCACCAGGCCGTCGGTTCCCGGGAGGATCTCGACGAAGCAGCCGTAGGCCTCGACGCGCCGCACCGTGCCGGAGTAGACCTTGCCGATCTCCGCCGTCTCGGTGAGGCGCTCGATGATCGAGATGGCCCGGCGCGCCGCCTCGCCGTCCGGCGAAGCGATGATCACGCGGCCGTCGTTCTCGATCTCGACCTCGCAGCCGGTCTCCTCGACGATCGAGCGGATGGTCTTGCCACCGGGTCCGATGACGTCGCGGATCTTCTCCTTGGGGATCTGGAGGGTGTGGAGCCGCGGTGCGAACTGGGAGAGCTCCGGTCGCGGCTTGCCGATCACCTGCTCCATCTGCTCGAGGATGTGGAAGCGGCCACGCTTGGCCTGCGCCAGGGCCTCCTGCATCACCGCGCGGTCGACACCGGTGATCTTGATGTCCATCTGCAGTGCCGTGATGCCGTCCCGCGTGCCGGCGACCTTGAAGTCCATGTCGCCGTAGTGGTCCTCCTGGCCGGCGATGTCGGTGAGCACCGCGAAGCGATCGCCCTCCTTGATCAGGCCCATCGCCACTCCGGCGACCGGAGCGAGCATCGGCACCGCCGCGTCGAAGAGAGCGAGCGATCCGCCGCAGACCGTCGCCATCGACGACGAGCCGTTCGACTCGAGGATGTCGGAGACGACCCGCACCGTGTAGGGGAACTCTTCGCCGTGCGGCAGCACCGGGAGAAGGGCGCGGCGCGCCAGCACGCCGTGGCCGATCTCGCGCCGCCCCGGCGAGCGCATGAACTTCACCTCGCCGACCGAGAAGGGCGGGAAGTTGTAGTGCAGCATGAACTTCTGCAGCGTCTCGCCCTCGTACTCCTCGAGCACCTGGGCGTCGCGCTTGGTGCCGAGGGTGATCGAGGCGAGCGCCTGCGTCTCGCCGCGGGTGAAGAGCGCCGAGCCGTGGGTGCGGGGCAGCAGACCGACCTCGATGGCGATCGGCCGGACTTCGTCGAGGCGGCGGCCGTCGAAGCGGATCCGCTCGTCGAGCACGACCTCGCGCAGGATCTCCTCTTCGAGCGTCTCGAAGATGCGCTTGGCGAAGGTCTTGCGCTCCGGCTGGTCCTCCGGAACGGTCGCCAGGTAGCTCTGCTGGACTTCCGTGACCGCCTTCTTGCGCTCGAACTTGCCCTTCGTGTTGAGCGCGGCCTTGTAGCGCGCGTGCAGCGCGCCGCGGATCTCCTGGTAGAGCTCGGCCGGGTAGGGTGCCGGCGCGGTCCACGACGGCTTCTCGAGCCCGCGTTCGTGGAACATCTCGATCTGGGCCCGGATGATCTTCTGGATCTCCTGATGGCCCTTGAAGATGCAGTCGAGCAGGACCTCTTCCGACAGCTGGTTGGCGCCCGCCTCCACCATCGCCACCGCTTCTTCCGTGCCGACGACCACGAGGTCGAGGTCGGAGACGTCGCGCTGGCTGTTGGTCGGGTTGAAGATCACCTCGCCGTCGATCAGCCCGACGCGCACCGCGCCGACGGGGTGATAGAAGGGGATGTTCGACAGCACGAGCGCGAACGAGGCCCCGTTGATGGCCAGGATGTCGGGATCGTGCTCGCCGTCGGCCGAGAGCACGAGGGCGATGACCTGCGTTTCGTTGGTGTAGCCCGTCGGGAAGAGCGGCCGCAGCGGCCGGTCGATCAGCCGCGAGGTGATCGTCTCCTTCTCGGTGGGCCGACCTTCGCGCTTGAAGAAGCCGCCGGGGATCCGACCGGCCGCGTAGGTGTACTCGCGGTAGTCGACGGTGAGCGGCAGGAAGTCACGCGGCATCGCGCTGACGGCCATGCAGGCGGTCGTCAGCACGACGGTGTCGCCGAGCCGGACGACGCAGGAGCCGTTGGCTTGCTTGGCGAGGTGTCCGGACTCGACCACCAGTGTGCCACCGCCGACGGCGATCTCTTTTCTCTGCTTCATGGGTTTTCCTTGATTGTGGGCCCGCCGCAGCCGGAGGGCTGATGCAAGAGGGCCCGGCGGCGCTGTGGCGCCACGCCGGGCCTCCTCGCGAGGTTCTGTGGACCGATCTCCGGCTACTTGCGGATGCCGAGTCGCTCGATCGTCGTGCGATAGCGCTCGGAGCTCTTCTTCTTGAGGTAGTCGAGCAGGCGGCGCCGCTGGCCGACGAGCTTGAGCAGACCGCGGCGGCTGTGATGGTCCTTCTTGTGCGTCTTGAAATGCTCGGTCAGCTCGGTGATCCGACTGGTGAGCAGCGCGACCTGGACCTCGGGCGATCCGGTGTCCTTCTCGTGCTGCCGATAGTCGTTGATGATGGCCTGCTTCTTCTCGCTGGTCTGGGGCAAGACCTGTTCCTCCAATCCGATCTCTATATCCTTTGGGACTTTAGCACATCCGTCGGTTCGTTGAATACGATCCGTGGCTGGACAACGGCGACGCCGCCGGAGCCGATCCGCTCGACGACCGAGCCGATGGCGAGGAAGTGATGGCGGCGGTCGGTGAGCTTGACCCAGTCGCCTTCCTCGCCCACGACGTCGCGCGTGAGGACCGTCTGGCCGTGGAGAATCCGCCGCTCCTGCTGGGCGTCGACGACCACCTCGCCGAACGGCAGGGGAATCTCGTCGAAGGGCAGCCAGGCCGGACTGAGCGATTCGCCGGCCGCCACCTTCTCGCCGAGCGCGGCGACGGTGAGCGCTTCAGTGAGCCGGAACGGCCCGATGCGCGTGCGGCGAAGACGGCGCAGGTGAGCGCCGGTGCCGAGACGTTCGCCGAGGTCGTGGGCGAGGCTCCGGGCGTAGGTTCCGGATTCGCAATCGAGCAGGAACGAGAGCTCGCCGTCGGCCAGATCTCCCACCGGGGCGAAGCCGTAGATGGCGACCTCCTTCGGCTCCTCGGGGGTCTCGCCACCACGTCGCGCGATCTCGTAGTACTTCTCGCCGCCGATCTTCTTGGCGCAGTACGGTGGCGGCACCTGGGCATAGCCGCCTTCGAACAGGCGCATCGCAGCCGCGACGTCGGCGAACGTCACGCCGTCGGCGGAGCGCTCGCGCACGACGCGTCCGGCGGCGTCGTAGGTGTCGGTGGTCACCCCGAGACGGAAGGTGCCCTCGTACTGCTTGGGGGCCCGGATGAGGAAGCGCGTCAGCCGGGTCGCCTGGCCGAGGGTGAGAAGGAGCAACCCGGTGGCGTCGGGATCGAGCGTGCCGCAGTGGCCGATCCGGCGCTGGCGCAGCAGCCGGCGGACCTGCTGCACGACGTCGTGCGAGGTGCAACCCGGCTGCTTGTCGACGAGCAGCAAGCCGTCAGGCATGGACGCCCTCCACGGCGCGCGACAGGGCCTCGACGATCGTCTGCCGGGCTTCGCCCGCCGGTCCGCTCAACACGCAGCCGGCGGCGTTCCGATGGCCGCCGCCTTGGTGGGCGCGAGCGATGCGCTCGACGTCGACCGGGCCGCGGCTGCGCAGCGACACCTTCTGGCGGCCGTCGGAGAGCTCCTTGAACAGCGCCGCTGCCTCGACCCCGGCGATCGAGCGCGCGTGGTCGATCAGCCCTTCGGAGTCGCCGGGTTCGGCGCCGGCGCGCGCGAACATCTCGAGCGTGAGCTCGACCGTGGCGACCCGTCCACCGGCGTGGATCCCGAGGGTGCCGAGCATCTCGCCGAGCAGCCGGACGGCGGGGAGAGGCTGACTCTCGTAGAGCCAGAGCGAAACGCGCTCCGGAGATGCGCCGAGTCGCACCAGCGCAGCGGCCGCCTCGAAAGCGACGACGTTCGCGTTGCTGAAGCGGAATCCGCCGGTATCGCTCGCCACCGTCAGCAGGAGCAGCGTGGCGGTGTCGGCGTCGATCGTCGTCTTGAGGTCGACCGCCAGACGATGGACCATCTCGCCGACCGCCGGCGCCGCGCTGTCGACCCAGTTGACCTGCCCGTAGAGCTGATTGCCGAGATGATGGTCGATGTTGAGCAGTGGCAGGCCGGCCAGGGCGTCAGCCGCGAATCCGGTTCGGCCGAGGTCGGGGCACTCGAGGACGACGACGGCATCGAAGTCGTCGGGAAAACCGTTCGGTGCCTGCTCGCCGACGTGGATCCGCTCGGCGCCCGGCAGGTGGCGGTAGAGCGGCGGGACCGCGTCGCGATTCCAGATCCAGGCACTCTTGCCGAGGCTGCGCAGCACGCGCGCCAGCGCCAGCTCCGATCCGATCGCGTCGCCGTCAGGGCTCGAGTGGCTGGTCAGCAGGAAGCGGCGCCCCTTGCGCAGGCGCTGCAGCAGGGTCTCAGGAGTGGTCATCGCCGCCATCGTGGATCTCCTCGAGCAGTTTGCTGATCTGCTGGCTGTACTCGGCGCCACGGTCGAGCTGGAAGTGCAATTCGGGAACGACGCGCAGCTTGAGGCGCGGGGCGAGCCGGCTCCGCAGCATGCCGCGGGCGCCTTCGAGAGCCTCGACGGCGGCGGCGCGCTGCTCTTCGCTGCCGAGCGCCGACACCGAAACGCGGGCATGCCTCAGGTCGCGGGTGATCTCGACCCGCGTCACCGTGACGAGGTGGACGCGCGGGTCCCGGACCTCGCGCCGGATCAGGTCCGAGAGCTCGGCGCGCAGCAGATCGTCGATGCGTTCAGTGCGTCGGCTCATGCGTTTCCCTCCAGGAACTCCGGCTCCCAGCCGAGGAGCACGGCTTCCTCTTCGTCGTCGATCAGCCGCCGCAACTCGTCCATCAGGCGGCGTAACTCGCGTTCGTCACCGGCCACGGCGGCCAGTCCGAGCTCGGCGCGCTGCAGCAGGTCGTGGCTGCCGGTCTCGGCGACCGAGATCCGGTAGCGCTGGTGCAGCCGCTCGACGAGCGAGCGCACCACCCGCCGCTTGTGCTTCAGACTGCCGGAGTAGGGGAGATGGAGCTCGCAGCAGACGATGGCGACGAACACGGCGGGACGCTCCGTGCCGCGGGCGACGACAGAGGCGGGCCGAAGAGCCTGCTCTCCGGCCTCACAGCGTCGCGGCGACCTCCTCCTTGGCGTACGCCTCGATGATGTCCCCCGGCTTGAGGTCCTGGAAGCGATCGAGGCCGATGCCGCAGTCGAAGCCGGCGCGCACCTCGGAGGCGTCGTCCTTGAAGCGCTTGAGCGAAGCGATCTTGCCCTCGTGCACGACGCGCCCGTCGCGCACCAGGCGAACCGTCGCGCTGCGCGGGATCGAGCCCTCGACGACGTGGCAACCGGCGATCGTTCCGACCTTCGGGACGCGGAAGATGTCGCGCACTTCGGCGCGCCCCTTGGAGACTTCACGGAACGTCGGATCGAGCAGGCCGGTCATGCCCTTGCGCAGCTCGTCGAGCAGCTCGTAGATGACCGTGTGCAGGCGGATGTCGACCTGCTCCTTCTCGGCCAGATCGCTGGCGATGCGCTCCGGTCGCACGTTGAAGCCGACGATGATCGCCTTCGAGGCCGAAGCGAGCAGCACGTCGTTGGTCGAAATGGCGCCGACCCCGCTGTGCAGCACGTTGACCTTGACCTTGTCGGTGGCAAGCTTGCCGACGCTGTCGCGCAGCACTTCGAGCGAGCCGCCGACGTCGGCCTTGAGGACCACCGGCAGCTCCTTGACCTCGCCCTCGCGAATCTCGCGGAAGAGCTGCTCGAGCGACATCCGGCCCTGCGCCGGTGCGAGCTCGCGCTTGCGCTGCTCGAGCTGGCGGTACTCGACGATCTGGCGTGCCTTGGCCTCCTCGGCGACGACCTGGAACGGGTCGCCGGCGGTCGGCATCTCGCCGAATCCGGCGACTTCCACCGGCGTCGCCGGCTCGGCGGCGGCGATCTTGCGACCGACGTCGTCGCTCATCGCGCGCACGCGGCCCCAGGTCGCGCCGCTGACGAAGACGTCGCCCACCCGCAGCGTACCGTTCTGTACCAGGACCGTGGCGACGATGCCGCGCCCGGCCTCCTTGCGCGCTTCGACGATGAGCCCCTGCGCCGGCAACTCGGGGTCGGCCTTGAGCTCGAGCAGGTCGGCGGTGAGGAGGATCATCTCGAGGAGCGTGTCGATCCCCTGGCGCAGCTTGGCCGACATCTTGACCGTGACCGTCTGCCCGCCCCACTCCTCGGACATCAGCCCCTGTTCGGAGAGCTGCCGCAGGACCTTCTCCGGGTTGGCGTTCGGCTTGTCGATCTTGTTGACCGCGACGACGATCGGCACGCCGGCGGCGCGGGCGTGATTGATCGCCTCGAGCGTCTGCGGCATGACGCCGTCGTCGGCGGCGACCACCAGCACGACGATGTCGGTGGCGCGGGCTCCGCGGGCCCGCATCATGGTGAAGGCCTCGTGGCCGGGCGTGTCGAGGAAGACGATCTTGCGGCCCTGCGCCTCGACCTGGTAGGCGCCGATGTGCTGCGTGATGCCGCCGAACTCGGACTCGACCACCTTGGAGGAGCGAATGGCGTCGAGCAGCGAGGTCTTGCCGTGGTCGACGTGTCCCATG
This genomic window from Holophagales bacterium contains:
- a CDS encoding Nif3-like dinuclear metal center hexameric protein, encoding MTRDALVSYLDEYLDPTRDPDYGPNGLQVQGRDRVQRLVLGVSACEELFRRAADWGADAILVHHGLFWEGMPRVVTGPMKRRLSVLLRADINLLAYHLPLDRHPEVGNNAVAARALGLGDLAPFGLYKGKPVGFRGRFPTSVSATELVARCRGLFGREPLAFLHGPDPLTTVGIISGGAQGEVHQAIGAGLDAYITGEVSEWVMNLVRESGLHYLAVGHYAGEKVGVLALGQHLAGRFGIDVEFVDVPNPV
- a CDS encoding response regulator, yielding MRERILIIDDEPSVRELLAAQVSFLGFEETSAGDGREGFRLASLAPHPELVLLDLEMPGLSGLEVLRWIKALDEDIQVVVISGLQDLETVRLCLRDGAYDYLVKPFVLEDLGNTISRALERGRLIRQNREYRENLERIVAERTHELKQTRDIAILTLAKLAESRDDATGQHLERMAAYSRRLAAEVAQRGARVDNGAAFVEQVAKSSPLHDIGKVGIPDAILRKRGTLTPAETAIMRTHTTIGGDTLHSVIEKFSGHTFLTMAMEIAYFHHERWDGSGYPAALSREDIPLPARIVALADAYDAITSDRPYKGPLPHAEALRRIRADRGAHFDPEMVDAFLDCERDFAAIALEFQVSAEPTVAAEVADA
- the pnp gene encoding polyribonucleotide nucleotidyltransferase is translated as MKQRKEIAVGGGTLVVESGHLAKQANGSCVVRLGDTVVLTTACMAVSAMPRDFLPLTVDYREYTYAAGRIPGGFFKREGRPTEKETITSRLIDRPLRPLFPTGYTNETQVIALVLSADGEHDPDILAINGASFALVLSNIPFYHPVGAVRVGLIDGEVIFNPTNSQRDVSDLDLVVVGTEEAVAMVEAGANQLSEEVLLDCIFKGHQEIQKIIRAQIEMFHERGLEKPSWTAPAPYPAELYQEIRGALHARYKAALNTKGKFERKKAVTEVQQSYLATVPEDQPERKTFAKRIFETLEEEILREVVLDERIRFDGRRLDEVRPIAIEVGLLPRTHGSALFTRGETQALASITLGTKRDAQVLEEYEGETLQKFMLHYNFPPFSVGEVKFMRSPGRREIGHGVLARRALLPVLPHGEEFPYTVRVVSDILESNGSSSMATVCGGSLALFDAAVPMLAPVAGVAMGLIKEGDRFAVLTDIAGQEDHYGDMDFKVAGTRDGITALQMDIKITGVDRAVMQEALAQAKRGRFHILEQMEQVIGKPRPELSQFAPRLHTLQIPKEKIRDVIGPGGKTIRSIVEETGCEVEIENDGRVIIASPDGEAARRAISIIERLTETAEIGKVYSGTVRRVEAYGCFVEILPGTDGLVHVSELAPYRVREVSDIVKEGDELQVKVIDIDDTGRIRLSRKAVIMEAPDYDPAKYEGMGIPPGEGGGHDRGDRGDRGDRGGPSRGGRRDDRGGRPPRSGSRPPGRGR
- the rpsO gene encoding 30S ribosomal protein S15 produces the protein MPQTSEKKQAIINDYRQHEKDTGSPEVQVALLTSRITELTEHFKTHKKDHHSRRGLLKLVGQRRRLLDYLKKKSSERYRTTIERLGIRK
- the truB gene encoding tRNA pseudouridine(55) synthase TruB — its product is MPDGLLLVDKQPGCTSHDVVQQVRRLLRQRRIGHCGTLDPDATGLLLLTLGQATRLTRFLIRAPKQYEGTFRLGVTTDTYDAAGRVVRERSADGVTFADVAAAMRLFEGGYAQVPPPYCAKKIGGEKYYEIARRGGETPEEPKEVAIYGFAPVGDLADGELSFLLDCESGTYARSLAHDLGERLGTGAHLRRLRRTRIGPFRLTEALTVAALGEKVAAGESLSPAWLPFDEIPLPFGEVVVDAQQERRILHGQTVLTRDVVGEEGDWVKLTDRRHHFLAIGSVVERIGSGGVAVVQPRIVFNEPTDVLKSQRI
- a CDS encoding bifunctional oligoribonuclease/PAP phosphatase NrnA; protein product: MTTPETLLQRLRKGRRFLLTSHSSPDGDAIGSELALARVLRSLGKSAWIWNRDAVPPLYRHLPGAERIHVGEQAPNGFPDDFDAVVVLECPDLGRTGFAADALAGLPLLNIDHHLGNQLYGQVNWVDSAAPAVGEMVHRLAVDLKTTIDADTATLLLLTVASDTGGFRFSNANVVAFEAAAALVRLGASPERVSLWLYESQPLPAVRLLGEMLGTLGIHAGGRVATVELTLEMFARAGAEPGDSEGLIDHARSIAGVEAAALFKELSDGRQKVSLRSRGPVDVERIARAHQGGGHRNAAGCVLSGPAGEARQTIVEALSRAVEGVHA
- the rbfA gene encoding 30S ribosome-binding factor RbfA, encoding MSRRTERIDDLLRAELSDLIRREVRDPRVHLVTVTRVEITRDLRHARVSVSALGSEEQRAAAVEALEGARGMLRSRLAPRLKLRVVPELHFQLDRGAEYSQQISKLLEEIHDGGDDHS
- a CDS encoding DUF503 domain-containing protein, coding for MFVAIVCCELHLPYSGSLKHKRRVVRSLVERLHQRYRISVAETGSHDLLQRAELGLAAVAGDERELRRLMDELRRLIDDEEEAVLLGWEPEFLEGNA